Proteins encoded in a region of the Quercus lobata isolate SW786 chromosome 8, ValleyOak3.0 Primary Assembly, whole genome shotgun sequence genome:
- the LOC115956589 gene encoding uncharacterized protein LOC115956589 has product MAAANAGQINHAQPGPIDKSVRGVHQNPKTDPPAQTVRADPKTGRPDAGDGRRRVSATKNRFRRFGWRVFFLKTRYTRSDRRKRRKNAGFTQIRSNLSIFRFPDQPDNWDDEENGAWKPPKVPNPVYKGPWKPKKIKNPNYKGKWKTPWIDNPEFEDDPDVYVLKPIKYVGIEVWQVKGGSVYDNVLICDDPDYATQVVEEVFANREIEKEAFEEAEKVRKAREEEEAQRAREEGERRRRERGYDRRYRDRYKDRYRRDRRDYMDDYHKFLLNKREMELLKLENKVRFILAVVKGEIIVSNRKRADLFIELQTKGFTPFPKKTKAVEPEVAGATDDTEETEVKSPADSSSNGVQISDYEYLLAMAIGSLTIEKVQELCAERDKVNKEVDDLRKETPKSFWRTDLDALEGQLDELERSDVSQRS; this is encoded by the exons ATGGCTGCTGCAAATGCTGGACAGATTAACCATGCACAGCCTGGCCCCATTGACAAGTCAGTTAGGGGTGTCCATCAGAACCCGAAAACCGACCCACCCGCCCAAACCGTCCGGGCCGACCCGAAAACCGGCCGACCCGACGCCGGTGATGGTCGGAGACGGGTCTCCGCCACCAAAAACCGTTTTAGGCGGTTCGGATGGCGGGTTTTCTTCCTCAAAACCCGATATACCCGATCCGACCGACGAAAGCGAAGAAAGAACGCCGGTTTTACCCAGATCCGTTCAAATTTGTCGATATTTCG TTTCCCTGATCAGCCTGATAACTGGGATGATGAAGAGAATGGTGCGTGGAAACCCCCAAAGGTACCTAATCCAGTGTATAAAGGACCATGGAAGCCCAAG AAAATTAAGAACCCCAATTATAAAGGAAAATGGAAGACTCCTTGGATTGATAATCCAG AGTTTGAAGATGACCCTGATGTTTATGTGCTTAAGCCAATTAAGTATGTAGGAATTGAGGTTTGGCAG GTAAAGGGTGGGTCAGTTTACGACAATGTTTTGATCTGTGATGACCCAGATTATGCAACACAAGTTGTGGAAGAAGTATTTGCAAACAGGGAG ATTGAAAAAGAGGCCTTTGAGGAAgcagagaaagtgagaaaagcACGAGAGGAAGAG GAAGCTCAAAGAGCAAGAGAAGAAGGTGAAAGGAGGAGAAGAGAGCGGGGTTATGATCGACGGTACAGGGATAGATATAAGGACAGATACAGAAGG GACCGTCGTGATTACATGGATGATTACCAT AAATTTCTACTGAACAAACGTGAAATGGAGTTGTTGAAGTTAGAAAACAAGGTTAGGTTTATCCTTGCAGTTGTGAAGGGAGAGATCATTGTAAGTAATAGGAAGAGAGCTGATCTGTTTATTGAGCTGCAAACAAAAGGTTTCACTCCTTTTCCAAAGAAAACTAAAGCTGTTGAGCCAGAAGTTGCTGGTGCAACTGATGATACAGAAGAAACAGAAGTGAAATCTCCTGCTGACAGCAGTAGTAATGGGGTACAGATAAGTGATTATGAGTATCTACTGGCCATGGCAATTGGAAGCTTGACCATTGAGAAGGTTCAGGAGTTATGCGCTGAAAGGGATAAGGTCAATAAGGAGGTTGATGATTTGAGAAAGGAAACTCCAAAGTCCTTTTGGAGGACAGATCTTGATGCTTTGGAGGGGCAACTCGAT GAGCTAGAGAGAAGTGATGTGAGTCAGAGGagttaa
- the LOC115957987 gene encoding DNA topoisomerase 2-like, whose amino-acid sequence MLKPAENSRISLEKKVRKMRASPFNKKSGSVLGRVGKVNEVTENEENSGSASTSASTEETIEVAPARARPQRVNQVRKQDADEKYDSINLVLWAR is encoded by the exons ATGTTAAAGCCTGCTGAAAATTCCAGGATTTCACTGGAGAAGAAAGTGAGAAAGATGAGGGCATCTCCATTCAACAAGAAAAGTGGTTCTGTGTTGGGAAGGGTTGGTAAGGTAAATGAAGTGactgaaaatgaagaaaattcgGGTTCTGCTTCTACTTCTGCCAGTACTGAAGAAACTATTGAAGTTGCACCAGCAAGAGCAAGACCTCAAAGGGTGAACCAAGTTAGAAAACAAG ATGCTGATGAAAAGTATGACTCAATTAACTTG GTGCTATGGGCCAGGTAG